Proteins encoded within one genomic window of Psychrobacter cryohalolentis K5:
- a CDS encoding plasmid partition protein ParG, whose amino-acid sequence MKAGRPSRDAKNTLDLSDVTNAPKKTVRVNFNLDEEKYILLKQYALNNRKTVTQLLTDMIDEKIVER is encoded by the coding sequence ATGAAAGCAGGTAGACCAAGTAGAGACGCCAAAAACACCTTAGATTTATCAGATGTGACTAATGCTCCGAAAAAGACAGTAAGAGTTAACTTCAATCTAGATGAAGAAAAGTACATATTGTTAAAACAATATGCACTCAATAACCGTAAGACAGTGACTCAGCTATTAACTGATATGATCGATGAAAAAATAGTTGAACGATGA
- a CDS encoding AAA family ATPase: protein MSNLIKSIRIKRLFDEKDVSWELKKINVLVGKNGLGKSTILRLINAAVTLKQVEDLNLCEEVSVVMKDEEKYTSKKNNLIDIEMLKLVIEELSRFEKNSRKDKNSDSHYVKYKRLSNDELKELTTDLFKKINKNATNYEIEDNDKKLNIKRDNQVFKPKKKMPVEFISTINMSANSVNNVIESDGNKTTFLDVEIDKEVERLNKDHRNKDELQEKFMSSLNNFFEETNKKVEFVDDKIEILLISGKRIDYRNLSSGERQLIFIFLKIINGGVDNSLILMDEPEISLHLSWQEKLLTEITNANSSSQMIIVTHSPALVMDGWLDNFIDIKTITEEVW from the coding sequence ATGAGCAATTTAATAAAAAGTATTAGAATAAAAAGATTGTTTGATGAAAAAGACGTTAGTTGGGAACTAAAAAAAATTAATGTCTTAGTTGGTAAGAATGGATTGGGTAAATCTACTATTCTTAGGTTGATAAATGCTGCCGTCACTTTAAAACAAGTTGAAGACTTAAATTTATGTGAAGAAGTAAGCGTAGTAATGAAAGATGAAGAAAAATACACTTCGAAAAAAAATAATTTAATAGATATTGAGATGTTAAAATTAGTTATAGAGGAGCTATCAAGGTTTGAAAAAAATTCTAGGAAAGATAAAAATTCAGATAGCCATTATGTAAAATATAAAAGATTAAGCAATGATGAACTAAAAGAATTAACGACAGATTTGTTCAAAAAAATAAATAAAAATGCAACTAACTATGAAATAGAGGATAATGATAAGAAATTAAATATCAAAAGAGATAATCAAGTTTTTAAACCTAAAAAAAAGATGCCTGTAGAGTTTATATCTACGATAAATATGAGTGCGAACTCAGTAAATAACGTTATTGAGAGTGACGGAAATAAGACAACTTTTTTAGACGTAGAGATTGATAAGGAAGTAGAAAGACTAAATAAGGATCATAGAAACAAAGATGAACTACAAGAAAAGTTTATGAGTTCGTTAAACAATTTTTTTGAAGAAACCAACAAAAAAGTAGAGTTTGTAGACGATAAGATAGAAATACTACTAATTAGTGGAAAGAGAATAGACTATCGCAACTTATCTTCTGGAGAAAGGCAGTTAATATTTATATTCCTAAAAATAATAAATGGCGGCGTTGATAACTCATTGATATTAATGGATGAACCAGAAATATCATTACATCTTTCATGGCAAGAAAAACTATTAACAGAGATCACAAATGCTAATAGCTCAAGCCAGATGATAATAGTAACTCATAGCCCAGCTCTAGTTATGGACGGTTGGCTAGACAACTTCATAGACATAAAAACCATAACAGAAGAAGTGTGGTGA
- a CDS encoding DUF4435 domain-containing protein has product MSEFHDFFTSKNFIGAYNVFSSGDIKDKNKGIIYVEDASDYSFWEGFIGYHYPNEYMCRPSSKEGKTVTGKRFLEKIYKDANEKIIIAVDSDYDYIASKVQEDHIFNHNKYVIHTHGFSRESVQIEKDSLDHFFKLCRLTIPNTVNLSSFLNDFSEIAFKGLAKYIVILNRIDYSNIYDSEFNSCFHLLDENMVDENLLISKSGIEKIEKKMDLFFDDKCIYEDDIIKSEYFLNDIGINRDNAYRFISGHVLFDLIKKIHKINLSQLMKHEIKNINKNVTGNEIKDRVNQVKTRFNDSFSFDTYCHMRQVDLEDEVHKFILSAIKNIK; this is encoded by the coding sequence ATGTCAGAGTTTCATGACTTCTTTACTAGTAAAAATTTTATTGGCGCTTATAACGTTTTTTCATCTGGAGATATTAAAGATAAAAATAAAGGGATTATTTATGTTGAAGATGCCTCTGATTACTCATTTTGGGAAGGGTTTATTGGCTATCATTACCCAAATGAATATATGTGCCGCCCTTCTTCAAAAGAAGGTAAAACAGTAACTGGCAAGAGGTTTTTAGAGAAAATATATAAAGATGCTAATGAAAAGATAATAATCGCAGTTGATAGTGACTATGACTACATTGCTTCTAAGGTACAAGAAGACCACATATTCAATCATAATAAATATGTTATCCATACTCATGGATTTAGTAGAGAGAGTGTCCAGATTGAAAAAGATAGTTTAGATCATTTTTTCAAGCTATGTAGGTTAACTATCCCTAACACCGTTAACTTATCAAGCTTCTTAAATGATTTCTCTGAAATAGCTTTTAAAGGACTGGCTAAATATATTGTTATTCTCAATAGAATTGATTACAGCAATATATATGATAGCGAATTCAATTCATGTTTCCATCTTCTTGATGAAAACATGGTTGATGAGAACTTACTAATCAGCAAATCCGGTATTGAAAAAATAGAGAAGAAAATGGACTTATTCTTCGATGATAAATGCATCTACGAAGACGATATAATAAAATCAGAATATTTCTTAAATGATATAGGAATTAATAGGGATAATGCTTATAGGTTTATATCAGGTCATGTTCTTTTTGACTTAATCAAAAAAATACATAAAATAAATTTATCTCAGCTAATGAAACACGAGATAAAGAATATCAATAAGAATGTAACTGGAAATGAAATAAAAGACAGGGTTAATCAAGTAAAGACTCGGTTTAATGACTCCTTTAGCTTTGATACTTACTGTCATATGCGTCAAGTAGATCTTGAAGATGAAGTCCATAAGTTCATACTCTCAGCCATTAAAAATATTAAATGA
- the repM gene encoding replication initiation protein RepM translates to MSNKQLIAKDNKLIGASYSLGIPEQRLIFLAIIEAREQKQLIDAKGVLNIRAKSYQEQFKVEKHTSYDALKSATSGLFDAHFEYEDIHEKTGKQARHVIRWVQKISYIDDAGMVELQFTDAVIPLITRLSEQYTEYELKQVSELQSEYSIRLYELMMQWKAVGKTNKISVDDLRRKLGVEPKQYKKMNNFKARVLDHAINQINEHTDIQAEYDQYKDGRAIAGFTFKFKVKKNKVKIAAKVEADNVDRSTIEGLNDKQLGRIARNPSFIADYNDLVSSTSPAGQDMNMWELEMINRLKKDISQFKKRPIREYLEY, encoded by the coding sequence ATGAGTAATAAGCAGTTAATTGCTAAAGACAATAAGTTAATCGGTGCTAGCTACTCTCTTGGTATACCCGAACAGCGTCTTATTTTCTTAGCAATTATTGAAGCAAGAGAACAAAAACAATTGATTGATGCTAAAGGTGTTCTGAACATTAGAGCAAAGAGCTATCAAGAACAATTTAAGGTAGAAAAACATACTTCATACGATGCATTGAAAAGTGCTACAAGTGGTTTATTTGATGCTCATTTTGAGTATGAAGATATTCATGAAAAAACAGGAAAACAGGCTCGCCATGTCATTAGATGGGTACAAAAAATAAGCTACATTGATGACGCTGGTATGGTTGAGCTGCAATTTACAGATGCAGTTATTCCGCTAATAACAAGACTTAGCGAGCAATACACAGAATATGAGTTAAAACAGGTTAGCGAATTGCAAAGCGAATACTCAATCAGGCTTTATGAGTTAATGATGCAATGGAAGGCAGTTGGTAAAACTAACAAGATATCAGTTGACGATCTACGTAGGAAATTAGGTGTTGAGCCCAAGCAATATAAGAAAATGAATAACTTCAAGGCACGAGTTCTAGACCATGCTATTAATCAAATAAATGAACATACAGATATTCAAGCTGAGTATGATCAGTATAAAGATGGACGTGCAATTGCAGGCTTTACATTTAAATTTAAAGTGAAGAAAAACAAAGTGAAAATTGCTGCCAAAGTTGAAGCTGATAACGTCGACAGGTCTACCATTGAAGGGCTAAACGATAAGCAGTTAGGGCGTATTGCTCGCAATCCTAGTTTTATAGCAGACTATAATGATTTAGTTAGTTCGACTAGCCCAGCTGGTCAAGATATGAATATGTGGGAATTAGAGATGATTAATCGCCTTAAGAAAGACATTTCTCAATTTAAGAAACGTCCAATTAGAGAGTATCTTGAATACTAA